From Carcharodon carcharias isolate sCarCar2 chromosome 21, sCarCar2.pri, whole genome shotgun sequence:
AAACATGGGAGCTAGTCACACTTATGTTACAACCTTCACTCACTTTCCCAATATCGCTCACCCTCCACAAAAGAAGTCCACCGATAAATGAATGAAATAAACCCTAAATAAGCACTTTACAGGTGCGCTCCACTCCACTTAATACGCGTGCAGCTTGTGAAATATTACAACATTTACaattattatttttcttttacacATTAAATCAACCGACCCCTAGAAACGATAAAAAGGAAAACCGTCAGTCTTTTGGGAAGGTCAGTTCATTTGCAAAGCAATCGCAGTTTGCCCTTTTTTGGACAGTTTTTCTGTTCAGTTCATCCTTTGGGCAACACATCCTTTTCAAAGTATCTTGCCCcattcagtctctctcgcacccccCCTCTCCTTCTCTGAATGAGCCAGTTCACCATTCATCATCTTTCGAAGCAGACGGGGACTGAACTGCCTGTTGCTCTGGGGCTTCCACTGTTCTCTTCTTATTGGCACAGCAGGGCTTGAAGAGTTGAGGGTCAATTAGCACCTCTCCAAAACGACCTTTGTAGATGATTCCGCAGCATACCTTTTGCCTGTAGAATAATAAGGGGGAAAGAGGTTTATAGGAGCAACAAAAGATGagctggtccatcaagcctgcctcAAGTTCAATGTCTGCAGAACTGCAACTAGACACTTCCAACCCCTTCCTCGAACGCATTTAATCTCCTAAGAGAAGCAAAAAAAAGAGAAATCCGGGGCCAATAAGGGAATGAAAAATTACACTGGCAAGTTCCTCTCAGAATCCCTGAAACATCTTTAACATTGTAAACAAGACAAGAATTAAAAGTAGCTGCTATTTGGATCCCTcaagctgctccgccattcgaaaAGATCGTGGTTGATTGGATTGTAGCCTCACAtcaactttcctgtctgctctccataacccttgaatccTTTGTGtatcaaactcagccttgaataaattcaatgacccagcctcaattgctctctggggaagagaatgtcacagactaatatcccttagaggagaaaatttctcctcatctcagttttaaatgggaggcccctcgttctagactcccccacaaggggaaatgttcctgtcaacatccaccctatcaagtccccttagCGTCTtctacgtttcaataagatcacttctcattcttcggAATTCCAATGGATatggcccagcctgtccaacccttcctcataagataacctcttcatcccaggaataagtcgagtaaaccttcgctcaactgcttctaatacatttataccctttcttaagtcaggagaccaaaactctacacagcactccaggatgtgatttcactaaggccctgtacagctgtagcaacatttccctacttttacacacttgaatccccttgcaataaacaccaacactccatttgccttcccaatcacttgctgtacctgcatacaaactttttgtgattcatgaaccaggacacccaggtccccctgTACCACACAATTCCATAATCTCGTCCCATTTAAACAATatactgctttttttattcttcctgccaaagtgaataagttcacattttcccacattatactccataaaACCTCCCAAGTCACTTAACAGAAGGGTAAGACCAAAAAAATGATGCTGTGTCACATAGGGAGACACTAGGATAAGTCATGATGGTCAGAaggaggttttaagaagcatcttaaaaggaggagagatggagagtttgaagaagggaattccagaactcagAGCCTAAACGGCTGTACAAGCCACCAGTGGTGTAGCAAAGGAAGTGGGAATGCACGAGGGGCCAAATTCGAAGAAACGCAGAGTTCTCAGAGGGTTGATGGTGCTAGAATGGTGCGAGGTCGTGGAAAAATTTGAACCACAAGGACAAGAATGGTAAATGTGAGATGTTGGCAGACCAGAAGTCAATGTAGGCCAGACAGCACAGTGGATGATGGGTGAATAGGACTTTGCACGAGTTAAGATacgggcagagttttggatgagctcaagattATGGcggatggaagatgggaggcagCAAGGAGAACAGAGTAGATGAGCCAAATTTTAACATTGTGCAAGTGAAGGGGGTTTGAATGGGTTAAAATCGGGCCCACAAAGACAAGAATTAACAAAAGTACAGGTGAAGGTTGCAGCAGCAAATGGGACTAAGGCAGAGACGGAGGTGCAGAATTACACTTGTCTAAGTGAGATAGAGTTTGGTGATCGAGAAATACAGAATCAGAAGCTCTGCATTGAATTGGATGCTGAAGTTGCAGTTTCAATGGCCAGAGAATAGAATTTGTGGCAAGGGCCATCGACAATGGCTTcgatctttccaatatttaatttgaAGGAATTTCAGCTCACCCAGGAATACAGCAGTTCAAGCCCCaaagcatcttctcaagggcaacttagtGATCTCATATCAAGGGAACCtctggggaagagtgatcataatatgaaaTTTCATatggagtttgagggtgatgtaGTTAAGTCTGAAATTGGgccttaaatttaaacaaagccaattagaTAGGTACGAGGGGCGATATGGTTAAGGTAGATTGAGACATTGGATTAAAAGATATGTTGGTAGATGAGCAATGGTGAACATTTAAAGGAATAATTCCTAATTCTCAATAAATATACATTCCATTACCAAATAAAAAAATTCTACAGGATAAGTGAATTCATCATTGGCTCACTAATGAGGTTAAGAATGGCATTAGAATAATGGCAGAAAATTGCCAAGAagagtagcaagtctgaggattgtgCAAGTTTTAGCAATCAGCAAAGTACGTAAATAATTTATTAAGAGGGAGGAAATAGAatgtgagagtaaactagcaagaaacataaaaactgattCTAAGAGCTTCCACAAAGGTATAAAAAGGAAGAATGGTGAAAAGAAGCTTGGGTGCAGTAGACGCTGAAACAGGGGATATTATAATGaggaaggaaatggcagagatattaaataaatactttcttTCCACTTTTCACAATAGAAGGCATAAAAAATCATACCATAAATACTGGGGAACCAAAGGTCTAATGAGAGTGAGGAACTTTAAGTAATCAATATTAGGAATGAAAAATTACTGGAGAAAACcgacaaatcccctggacctgatggcttacatcctaggattttaaaggaagtggcttcCAGTAATGAAAGCactggttgtgatcttccaaaattgcctttattctggaatggtccctgaagattggaagatagcaacttcaagaaaggaaggagacagaaaacagggaactactgGCCATTTGGCTTGATAGCCAGTCATCGGGGAAATACTGgattccattattaaggaagtggtaCTAGGATACTTAGAAAACGGTAATATGGTTAGacaagagtcagcatggctttataaaagggaaagcgcgtttgacaaatttactagTTGATAATATAAGTGGcgagatagataaaggggaactagtcgatgtggtatatttggattttcaaaaggcattcgataaaggtGCCTAAGTGAAAGCTTGTTGCGCAGGATAAGGGCTCATGGGGTTGAGGTTAACATATTAGCAGGAGTAGTGGATTGAGTAAAGGATATAAAATAGAGGAGGAATAAACaaataattttcaggttggcaggttgtTATTAgtgggagtgctgcaaggatcagtgctggggtctcagctacTTACAATCAATATTAATGACTTACATAAGGCTGCTGACACTAGAAGTTCGCATGTAGGTACaaagagcaattaggaaggcaaatagcacaTTGGCCTCTATTGCAAGAGGTTgcagtacaagagtaaggaagtgttGCTGAAAATTTACAGGGCACTGATAAGACCAGCTGGTTTGCTGAAACACAAAGTCAGCTTTCAATTTTGAAATATTCTGCACCAGTTCCAAAGTAACCTActttggctcagtgggtagcactctcacctccaacGTCAGTAGGTTCTCAGCTAAGGTAGGTTCAATTCCCAGTGCAGAGGGTTGAGTACACAACCtgggctgacagtgcagtgctgattGAGTGCCACACCGTTTGACTAAGGtggatttaaatattttaaaatgcagaGAAGTCTTCCCAGCCACAAATAACCCTCAACCAATATCCCTAAAAATCATATTATCTGCTCATAATCACACTGCTGCAATAATTATGACATTTCACCATCTCAGTACGTCCCAAagtcctttacagccaatgaagtgttgtcactgttgtaatgcaggaaacatggcagccaatttgcacacagcaggttcCCACAAACTTACAATATTATGACCGGATAAGCTGTTTTGGTGAAGAGATGAATGATGGGAGGACACTGCAGAGACctctcctgcttttcttcaaagcaGTGGTGTGGGATTTTTTACGTTcacctgacagggtggatgaagCAACCTCCACATCAAAAATCCCCCATTTCCAGCTTAAACACATCTTGTTCAATAACATCCTGATCATCTgtctgatggaaacagtgtagAAAATGGACGTTGGAAAACAGCACATCCTTACTCTACCTTTTCCAGTAAGTGAGGTCTAAGAAGGAGAAGACAGGGACCCTGTTTGATCCAGAAGCCATCTCTGCATCGGAACCCTCATCCGAGTGATTACTGTAGCAGGGGGACTGTGCGGGAGACATACTGGAGGTGGTACTGTGGGCATCAGAGTCTGTGATTAAACAAGGAAGCCATGACCATTAGTAGATCGAAAACACTAAAATCATGGATGAGCATATTTTAACATGCCAATGCATCAAATTACAATCTATCCCACTTAATTTATAAACCTACAGAAACACAGGAACTGGAATAGGCCATCctgctccttgagcctgttccactattcagttAGATCAGCGCTGACCTGTGTCCTAACTCAATTGATTCTATCTCCCTTAATACCCTCAACTAACAAAAATTTATCACTAACCAAATCTTCTTCCAGTCACCCCTGTTTACTTTTAACgaaccttcctcccctcccctcaattcTGTTTAATGTACAAAAAGCTTCCTTCCAAGTATGCAGGAGcataatactgcagatgctggaaacctgaaataaaatcagaaaatgctgaaaagagAGAGCGTTGAATGTTTCAGGGCAAAGgttcactgacctgaaatgttaactctgtctctctctctctctccacatactgccagacctcctgaatatttccagcattttctgtttttacttcatgtACCGTTATTGCAACAGACACACAAAAATATGGGTTGCACAGTAACAAAAGTTTTAGAGATCCTTCAGGTTCAGATTTTGACAGTGTTGTCCCACACCCTTATTTAGTACACCGGTATGAATGCACAATAGGAAAACAGTTTCTTAGAATcagagagataaaagcaaaaaactgcagatgctggaaatccaaaacaaaaacagaattacctggaaaaactcagcaggtctggcagcatcggcagagaagaaaagagtggacgtttcaagtcctcatgacccttccacagaactcagttctgtggaagggtcatgaggactcgaaacgtcaactcttttctgttgaagagtcatgaggacttgaaacgtcaactcttttcttctccgccgatgctgccagacctgctgagtttttccaggtaattccgtttttgttctTAGAATCGTAGCTTGACAGGCCATTCCAGCTCTTGTAAAGAGCTATCCAATCGGTCACACTTGCCTGCTCTTTCTCCAAGAGCCAGGCATATTTTCTCCTTTTCAAAGATACATCCAATTCACCCGTTGAAAgatattaaatctgcttcctccaccctttcaggcagtgtatgcCAGGTCATCATGACATAAAATAAATTCTCTGGGTCCATTTGTCAAATACtttaaatccatgtcctcctcatggaaacagtttctccctacttactctatcaaaacccctcaatgTTGAGCACCTCCATTAATGCTCcataagtgctggaaaaactcagcaggtctgccagcatctgtgaagagagaaacagagttaacgtttcaagtctgtatgactcttcttcagagctaaaacaGATCTAAAAAAGGTCAAAAATGTAACCttttctcactcacactgtttATAGTTTACATTATCCCAGAAAAAATGTTGATCTACATAACAGTCAATGGGTAAACTATCTTTAGTGACCTCATTGTACAGGACCGAACATAATAATTATTTACAGTTGTCGTCCGTCCAGATGGGAGATTGGTGAGTTTAAGGAGTGCGTCTGTTCGTGGGTTTATTGGGTGGGGGTGACTGGCTATACTCAATACCCAAATGTTATGATAAAGTTTTAAAACAGCTAGCCAACCAACTATTATCCCATAGGTGCAGAACAAGACTTTTACACAACAGCCAGATTGTCCCTCCTCTGAAAAATCAGGCCAAATGTTTCATTTCCATACTGGCTGAGGTTTGGACATTGAATTGGAGTTTGATTTGAACCCTGTAAAAGGAAACTTCCTGTGAAGTTCAATGGCTGCGCTGTTGGCAGTCACATTTATTGTCCATATTATGTTGCCCTGAGAAAGCGGATTTGGATATCTTCCTTTAGCCACCCTAGCGCTTGTAGTAATGGTGCTCCTATAATGGCTGAGAGACTGGGTGGTACGTGACCAGGTCAGGATGGGTGCGTGAGTTGAGGgcggggagggggctggggggagggggagggggcggggtggaggtGACAGTGTTCCCACGACATTGTTGTTGTCGTTCTCAGTGACAGAGGTCACAGTGGGTGGGAGGTACTTTTGAAGcaaatgctgcagtgcatcaataTTCTGCAACCACACTGCATCGACGGTGGACACTGAGTCCAGTGGCACCGGTCAAGTAAGCTGCTTTGTCTCGCAGGGTGTTGAGTCTCCATTGAGCACACCCAACCAGACAACTAGTGAATTGCATTGCACATCCAACTCGAGTctgacagatgctgaagagacttTAAGGCAGGGCTTCCCAGCCGTGGTTTTGGAGTTGTGAGGTCTGAGGCAGCAatggcacccccccccctcaaacCGCGGTCAAGAATTAAAGCTCCCCACACCATGCTCAAAAGCTCcagccttccctccctccccagccaTTCAACAACTCTCGTACCCTCATTCTGGGGTCACATgaagtctgaggcattaaaacGGGGCCACActgggaaaaagtttgggaagtaCTGCTTTAAGGGATCAGGTGGTGAATTATTCACCACTCGTTACCCAGCCTGTTCCTATAGCCACGGTGTCATTATGACTAGTTTGGTTCAACTTTTGGCCAATGGTGACAAACACCCCACCCCGGAGGATATCGATGGCAGACGGCTCACTGGAGCTGCTGAAGGTCAAGGGGAAGTGGTCTGATCTGGTCTTGTTGGAGACAATCATTACCTGTCACTAATGTGCCACGAATGTTAGCTGCTAAGCCTCAGCCCATGTCAGGATGGTAACCAGGTCCTGAAGGTGCGAATGAACACTGCAGACATCAGTCAACAGCCCACTCCTGTCTTTAGATGGTGGAGAAGACATGGATGAAGATGGCTGGGTCAAGGATGTGGCTGCAGGAATGCTGCCAGTCGATGTGCTGGGCCTGAGGTATTGTTTTCCATTCCGTTAAATATAAGTCAACATATTGAATTATTCACAGACATGTCACATGTTCTGTACCAAACTGTCTGCAAACCGCATCTTCAGGGGAAAGTTACTGAATGCACTGCAGAATGAAACAATATCACAAGACACACAAAGATACTTACTCTGTCGTTTGAGCTCTTTCTGAATCTTGCTGATCTGACTGGCTTTTATTCTGCTTCCAGTGAGGGAATTTGCCTTTTTTGGCTTCAATGCTGTCTTCAAACTTGGTCCTGCTCGAACATCAACCACCTACAAGACACAACAGCCCACACATATAGTTATGGCTGCTTATACTGCTTAGACATTTACCTCACTCAATACTGGGAAACCGTTTAAACTGATGATAGAGCAAATTGGTTGTTGTATCTTTACACTCTTCCCTTGGAGAGGTTAGTTTGAAGTATTAGAAGGATTCACTAGCTGATTAACAATCTGACATTCTGGTTTCATATCGTCATGCTTTCCTAGCAAATACCTGGTGGAAATGTTTtaacataaattttaaaattttatttatgTCCTAGCTGCTTATTTGAAATTatctgaattttttaaaatactaAACCTCTACTGTGCTGTGTTATTTATGTTGCTTCAATAAGATTATTGGatttttttgaattaaaaaaagacattaaattaccattagactgtgtgtgtgtgtgtgtgtgtgtgtgtatgtacgtgtgtgtgtgtgtgtgtgtatacgtgtgctGTACATGCAAATATCTACCCTATGGTGTACACTTCATATCTGTTCAGTTGTTGTTGGACAGTCTGAATACAACATTGTAGCAGATGTTCTGTGAAAGCTCAATGCTGCAGCATggattccccactcccccattacTGTAAATACGAACATATgcattaggagcaggtgtaggccattcggcccctcaaccctgccccgccatttgataagatcatggttgatctgattgtggtctcaatctGCTTTCTTGTCTAACGTGTATACCctctgactcccttgtcaatcaagaatctatttaactcAGGCTTAAAAACGTTCAATGACCCAgttcccactgctctctggggatgaAAGTTCCGCAGACTAACGACCCTATGAgaggaagaaatttctcctcatctccgtcttaagtgGGAGATCCctgatttttaaacagtgtcccctcgttctagtctggtctcacaaggggaaacatcctcagaTAATGTACTTACATGATTCCAGTTCTTCTTCGAGCCAACAGGAAGCTTCTTCCACCTCTTCACCAACAAGACGCAGGCATTGCAGATCTCACCTGACCGGGCTTCATTCAACCTTTGAGAGATGCAAAAACCATGAGAGAATAATGGGCAACTCTGACTCGAATGGGTTTGTCCATGAAAAGATGAccattttgttttgcttttctctcagagggtttccCCCCTCCTTACCCAAAGCAGCTCTGAAAGTCTTTCTCATAGCGCTTGCTGTCAGTGAATCGTGAACTCGAGGACTTGGCCCGGCAGATGCAGCAGCCATCCAGACTTCGGTACATCTTAGGCTTGTGGAAGCCGAACATCTTTTGGTCAACTTAAAACAAAACACACGCCCTGAAAACAAGA
This genomic window contains:
- the LOC121293327 gene encoding SIN3-HDAC complex-associated factor-like; its protein translation is MFGFHKPKMYRSLDGCCICRAKSSSSRFTDSKRYEKDFQSCFGLNEARSGEICNACVLLVKRWKKLPVGSKKNWNHVVDVRAGPSLKTALKPKKANSLTGSRIKASQISKIQKELKRQNSDAHSTTSSMSPAQSPCYSNHSDEGSDAEMASGSNRVPVFSFLDLTYWKRQKVCCGIIYKGRFGEVLIDPQLFKPCCANKKRTVEAPEQQAVQSPSASKDDEW